The following proteins come from a genomic window of Myroides odoratus DSM 2801:
- a CDS encoding putative quinol monooxygenase, which yields MIQTQPGIELTVEFTLKPNVLKAFEAILLPHLERVAAEETCITLIANRDPQNETRYMLYERWENQEEFTTVQMKRSYRIPYEEQIKPFEAAPRKVSIWKATFVQTK from the coding sequence ATGATACAAACACAACCTGGTATTGAACTAACAGTAGAATTCACTTTAAAACCAAATGTACTAAAAGCCTTTGAGGCCATTTTACTTCCGCATTTAGAGCGAGTAGCAGCAGAAGAAACCTGTATTACTCTGATTGCAAATCGAGATCCTCAAAATGAAACACGGTATATGCTGTATGAACGATGGGAAAATCAAGAAGAATTCACAACAGTACAAATGAAAAGATCCTACCGAATTCCCTATGAGGAACAAATTAAACCTTTTGAAGCCGCTCCGCGCAAGGTTAGTATCTGGAAAGCTACTTTCGTACAAACGAAATAA
- a CDS encoding NADPH-dependent FMN reductase produces the protein MKHIVIIKGSAGHASANHVFATYMKEKIATRFKVTFYDELTQLPHFVPELSSEHTPKAILEFRTLIQKADGILILTPEYIFSIPSGLKNAFEWCVSTTVFTNKPIGLITAAANGVKGHEELELITRTLDAKFTTETSLLIAGAKGKINKETGEIEENTKQILDQFIRNFITYIDRKEDEIVS, from the coding sequence ATGAAACATATTGTAATTATTAAGGGTAGTGCAGGACATGCGTCTGCCAATCATGTATTTGCAACCTATATGAAAGAGAAAATAGCAACTCGTTTTAAGGTTACTTTTTATGATGAACTTACACAGTTGCCTCATTTTGTACCTGAATTATCGAGTGAACATACACCCAAAGCCATCCTCGAGTTTAGAACGTTAATTCAGAAGGCGGATGGAATTCTAATTTTAACTCCCGAGTATATTTTTAGTATTCCCAGCGGATTGAAAAACGCATTTGAATGGTGTGTTTCAACTACTGTTTTTACCAATAAACCGATAGGTTTAATTACAGCTGCAGCAAATGGCGTAAAAGGACATGAAGAATTGGAGTTAATTACGCGAACGCTTGATGCTAAATTTACGACAGAGACAAGTTTGCTTATTGCTGGAGCAAAGGGAAAAATAAATAAGGAAACGGGTGAAATTGAAGAGAATACCAAACAGATATTGGATCAATTTATCCGTAACTTTATTACTTATATCGATAGGAAAGAGGATGAGATAGTAAGCTAA
- a CDS encoding winged helix-turn-helix transcriptional regulator has translation MVRTILYVMGKRKENSTNSLNQKYIIECDLAYSIHLLEGRWKLIILCSLEKGTMRYSELRDKIGEITERMLTLKLRELEQDGLIIRTVYPEVPPRVDYELSDVSKDLIPIWRSLETWGAKHKELKDASY, from the coding sequence ATGGTACGAACAATTTTGTATGTTATGGGAAAAAGAAAGGAAAATTCAACCAATAGTTTGAATCAAAAATATATAATAGAGTGTGATTTAGCGTATTCCATCCATTTACTCGAAGGACGTTGGAAATTAATCATCTTGTGTAGTTTGGAGAAGGGAACAATGCGTTATAGTGAATTGCGAGATAAAATAGGAGAGATCACAGAGCGAATGCTGACGCTAAAGCTAAGAGAACTTGAACAAGATGGATTAATTATTAGAACCGTATATCCTGAAGTTCCACCTCGAGTAGATTATGAATTATCGGATGTTTCGAAAGATTTAATTCCGATTTGGAGATCATTGGAAACATGGGGAGCTAAGCATAAAGAATTAAAGGACGCTTCTTATTGA
- a CDS encoding alpha/beta fold hydrolase, with product MIQRIFTSNGGEVVLGLHQAELYYEVIGKKGAPCIVLLPGGLATVSDFNTFTLYLSLHYQLIGIDFRGQGRSSLGTIDRLTYPLLMDDVERILVKLGIEHAGFIGFSDGGTVGYHLGNSQKIKMDWLISIGGTWCYQDTQSTDHLTPAQCQALFPAFYNLYQDVNPDQNFTLVAQLVVAMWRDGSNENLPLDLAKQLKCPVLIVCGEKDTALLPESALKLAQQITNSSLFIVPFIGHDAFNVPNNLFVEGMLHFLTRVRST from the coding sequence ATGATTCAAAGAATCTTTACATCTAACGGAGGGGAGGTCGTTTTAGGCCTCCACCAAGCAGAATTATATTACGAAGTTATTGGTAAAAAAGGCGCTCCTTGTATTGTCCTTTTGCCAGGAGGCCTTGCAACAGTTAGTGACTTTAATACTTTTACGCTCTATTTGTCGCTGCATTATCAATTGATTGGTATTGATTTTAGAGGGCAAGGACGTTCTTCCTTGGGTACTATAGATCGTCTTACGTATCCCTTACTAATGGATGATGTGGAACGTATCTTAGTCAAACTCGGAATTGAGCATGCGGGTTTTATTGGTTTTAGCGATGGAGGTACGGTGGGATATCATCTAGGAAATAGCCAAAAAATTAAAATGGATTGGTTAATCAGTATTGGAGGAACCTGGTGTTATCAAGATACACAAAGTACAGATCATTTAACCCCAGCTCAATGTCAGGCTCTTTTTCCTGCGTTCTACAACCTGTATCAAGACGTGAATCCAGATCAGAATTTTACGCTTGTTGCTCAATTAGTTGTAGCGATGTGGCGTGATGGAAGTAATGAAAATCTCCCTCTTGATCTTGCCAAACAGCTAAAATGTCCTGTTTTAATTGTGTGCGGTGAAAAAGACACTGCTTTACTTCCGGAAAGTGCGTTGAAATTAGCACAACAGATAACCAATTCAAGTCTTTTTATTGTTCCATTTATTGGGCATGATGCGTTTAATGTTCCAAATAATCTCTTTGTAGAAGGAATGCTTCATTTTTTAACTCGTGTTAGATCTACGTAA
- a CDS encoding VOC family protein — protein MNVKHLDHFVMTVLDIDKTVAFYTEIMGMELIVFGKNRKALKFGNQKINLHQKGKEFEPKALYPTVAALDLCFIVADKMEDIVAELELKKIEIIEGIVERTGALGKIQSIYFRDPDGNLIELSNYEKGENGSINP, from the coding sequence ATGAACGTAAAGCATTTAGATCATTTTGTTATGACTGTTTTGGACATAGATAAAACCGTAGCGTTTTATACTGAAATCATGGGTATGGAACTGATTGTTTTTGGAAAAAACAGAAAAGCACTGAAATTTGGAAACCAGAAGATAAACTTACATCAAAAAGGGAAAGAATTTGAGCCTAAAGCACTTTATCCAACAGTGGCAGCTTTGGATTTGTGTTTTATTGTAGCAGATAAAATGGAAGATATAGTAGCGGAATTAGAACTAAAAAAGATTGAAATTATCGAAGGAATTGTCGAGAGAACAGGAGCTTTGGGTAAAATTCAATCTATTTATTTTCGAGACCCCGATGGAAATCTAATTGAGCTAAGTAATTATGAAAAAGGAGAGAATGGTTCCATTAATCCTTGA
- a CDS encoding DUF1572 family protein: MTLQEIKGIRKQFEYYQMLADKTIGLLSQEELNWKYNIESNSIAMIMRHITGNLLSRFTNFFSEDGEKTWRDRDNEFADGIYDKNEIITNWTKGWTVLFEVLEGITEENIHAVVKIRNQDHTVGEALYRQLAHYPYHIGQIVFLGKLIKNTEWESLSIPRNKSQAYNTEKFNQANTDTHFTDDYLTK; this comes from the coding sequence ATGACATTACAAGAAATCAAAGGCATACGAAAACAATTTGAATATTATCAAATGCTTGCAGATAAAACAATAGGATTACTTTCTCAAGAAGAATTAAATTGGAAGTATAATATAGAAAGTAATTCGATAGCAATGATTATGCGCCATATAACGGGTAATTTATTATCTCGTTTTACTAATTTTTTTTCAGAAGATGGAGAGAAAACATGGAGAGATAGAGACAATGAATTTGCAGATGGTATTTATGATAAAAATGAAATAATCACAAATTGGACAAAAGGCTGGACGGTTTTATTTGAAGTGTTAGAGGGTATAACAGAAGAAAATATCCATGCTGTTGTAAAGATTAGAAATCAGGATCACACAGTTGGCGAGGCGTTATACCGACAATTGGCGCATTATCCTTATCATATAGGACAGATTGTCTTTTTGGGTAAGTTAATTAAAAATACGGAGTGGGAATCGTTATCTATCCCTAGAAATAAATCTCAGGCTTACAATACAGAAAAATTTAACCAAGCGAATACAGATACTCATTTTACCGATGACTATTTAACTAAATAA
- a CDS encoding efflux RND transporter periplasmic adaptor subunit: MIKTKRIVALSTLAMLLACQTKQEVQQQEAVEEYPVEVLQIEKTTLFNDYPVTLQGVKEVELRPKIDGFIEQILVDEGQEVKKGQLLFRIYAPQYKEENAAAIANLNRAEAELNEARMKVAKAKPLVEQNIVSAYELEAAQYIEKTKEALVMQARANVSSAGANVGYTQIVAPFDGIIGLIPYKEGALVGSNSIEPLTVISDISAIYAYLSMNEKQFFDFLQENQASSVKERIALLPEVQLILANGQVYAKKGKVNTVSGQLDPLTGSINFRALFDNQEGVLRSGNSATVRIYEEVGEALLVPQRATYDLQGKRFVYVVGEDGRVKSREIKVMERTPSSEFYILTSGVQRGEKIVTAGIGGLKDGVQIKL, encoded by the coding sequence ATGATTAAAACAAAGAGAATAGTAGCCTTGTCTACCTTGGCTATGCTGTTGGCTTGTCAAACAAAACAAGAAGTTCAACAGCAAGAAGCAGTAGAAGAATACCCTGTTGAAGTGCTTCAGATAGAGAAAACGACACTATTTAATGATTATCCTGTTACGCTTCAGGGGGTTAAAGAAGTAGAGTTAAGGCCAAAAATTGATGGTTTTATAGAACAAATTTTGGTAGATGAAGGGCAGGAAGTTAAAAAAGGACAACTCTTGTTTCGCATTTATGCTCCTCAATATAAAGAAGAAAATGCTGCGGCGATAGCCAATTTAAACCGTGCAGAAGCAGAGTTAAATGAAGCGCGAATGAAAGTGGCTAAAGCCAAACCATTAGTAGAGCAAAATATTGTTAGTGCTTATGAATTAGAAGCTGCTCAATATATTGAAAAAACAAAAGAAGCTTTGGTTATGCAAGCTCGAGCCAATGTAAGTAGTGCTGGAGCCAATGTTGGCTATACCCAGATTGTAGCGCCATTTGATGGTATAATTGGACTAATCCCTTACAAAGAAGGCGCTTTAGTGGGGAGTAATTCCATTGAACCGCTAACCGTTATTTCTGATATTTCAGCGATTTATGCCTATTTATCCATGAATGAGAAACAGTTTTTTGATTTTCTGCAAGAGAATCAAGCGTCTAGTGTTAAAGAGCGAATTGCACTTCTACCTGAAGTTCAACTGATATTGGCAAATGGGCAAGTTTATGCTAAAAAAGGAAAGGTTAATACCGTCAGTGGACAACTAGACCCCCTAACGGGCAGTATCAATTTTAGAGCTTTATTTGATAATCAGGAAGGCGTGTTGCGAAGTGGAAATAGCGCAACAGTACGTATTTATGAAGAAGTAGGAGAAGCCCTCTTAGTTCCGCAAAGAGCGACTTACGATTTACAAGGAAAGCGTTTTGTTTATGTTGTAGGAGAGGATGGTAGAGTGAAAAGTAGAGAGATTAAGGTGATGGAACGCACCCCTTCGAGTGAATTTTACATCCTAACTTCTGGGGTGCAACGGGGAGAAAAAATAGTGACGGCTGGAATAGGAGGCCTTAAAGATGGGGTACAAATTAAATTATAA
- a CDS encoding MFS transporter, whose amino-acid sequence MKKYAIIGAIGLLAIITTEFGIVGILPQIATHYTITIDQAGVLLSGFALIIALAGPVLTLFTAGFNKKTLMLTSIFIFLLTAVVSAFAPPFWLLLVVRLLPAFLQPVFIATALSVSISQAQKEDHNKLMSIVFSGITLAMITTIPLATYMASIFTWTYSFMIQAIVSIIALLLIVFGMPSLPVQVKQTRGSQISILKKPTFILSALMNFFMISAWFSTYSYFTAYLNQAKNMDDTMVSYMLLLFGLVGLFSNFIAGKLLSRSVTKTTLLFLTGTLVVPFLLYFSDTHFGLTVFVLILWAFAYSPSFLNASTYMISTAPDSLEFVNSLATSFGNLGVAMGTTCGGLVIAYFGVEHTIWLTVLFGFLAMLMIYIRQKIEQKTNTCVAPCLQ is encoded by the coding sequence ATGAAAAAATACGCCATCATCGGAGCCATTGGGCTTCTAGCTATTATAACAACCGAATTTGGGATTGTCGGAATCCTACCACAAATTGCTACACATTATACTATTACCATTGATCAAGCCGGTGTTCTACTTAGTGGATTTGCTTTAATTATTGCTTTAGCAGGGCCAGTACTAACTTTATTTACTGCTGGTTTTAATAAAAAGACGCTCATGTTAACGTCAATTTTTATCTTTTTGCTTACAGCTGTGGTCTCTGCCTTTGCTCCTCCTTTTTGGTTGCTTCTTGTTGTGCGGTTATTACCTGCTTTTTTACAACCTGTATTTATTGCGACGGCTTTATCCGTTTCGATTTCTCAAGCCCAAAAAGAAGATCACAATAAATTAATGAGTATTGTATTTAGTGGTATCACCTTAGCCATGATTACGACCATTCCCCTAGCTACCTATATGGCTAGTATCTTTACCTGGACCTACTCTTTTATGATTCAAGCCATAGTCAGTATTATTGCATTACTTCTGATTGTATTTGGCATGCCTTCATTACCCGTACAAGTAAAGCAAACAAGAGGCAGTCAGATTAGTATACTCAAAAAACCGACCTTCATCCTAAGTGCTCTTATGAATTTCTTTATGATTTCGGCATGGTTTTCCACGTATAGCTATTTTACGGCTTACCTCAATCAAGCTAAGAATATGGATGATACGATGGTTAGTTATATGCTTCTCTTATTCGGATTAGTGGGATTGTTTTCCAATTTCATTGCAGGTAAACTCTTGAGTAGAAGCGTGACAAAAACGACGTTGCTATTTTTAACAGGCACACTTGTTGTTCCTTTTCTCTTATATTTTTCCGATACCCACTTTGGGTTAACGGTATTCGTTTTAATCCTTTGGGCCTTTGCTTATTCACCAAGCTTTTTAAATGCCTCCACCTATATGATTTCAACTGCTCCAGATTCACTGGAATTTGTCAATAGCCTAGCCACTTCTTTTGGAAATTTAGGCGTGGCGATGGGAACAACTTGTGGTGGTTTAGTCATCGCTTATTTTGGTGTTGAACATACAATTTGGCTCACCGTACTCTTTGGTTTTTTGGCTATGCTAATGATCTATATCCGCCAAAAAATAGAACAGAAAACCAATACCTGTGTTGCTCCGTGCCTTCAATAA
- a CDS encoding aminotransferase-like domain-containing protein produces MKKDFLYNELADNIANKIKKGVLKTGERLPSVRMLSEEHGVSINTAKRVFLELEAQSLIESKPKKGYYVSALNYLKLPLPEISQPMPIANNAAPSELMNGVYSTMGNRDLTLFSIGVPSGDLLPLAKLKHEIVLATRALEEGGTEYEPLQGNEKLRRMVAARSLAWGGNLVEDDIITTNGCMNALVLCLMALTKPGDTIALESPCYPGILQLAVSLGLKVLEVATHPITGIDIEGLKQLLPQIDVCLLVPNFNTPLGYCMPDENKQEIVALLAQNNIPLIEDDTYGDLHFDLERPKSCKSFDTEGNVLWCGSVSKTLAPGFRVGWVAPGKYKDKILKLKLVQSVSSTALINEAVGNFLLTGKYEYHLRQLRRKLQENYQRYVDCIVQYFPEGTKVSRPQGGLALWVEFPKNINTNELYNLALKKKISISPGRIFTLQDQYHNCMRLCIGLPWTNQVEAKLKELGRLAKMM; encoded by the coding sequence ATGAAAAAGGATTTTTTATACAATGAATTAGCAGATAATATCGCCAATAAGATAAAAAAGGGAGTACTAAAAACTGGAGAACGCCTTCCTTCTGTACGGATGTTGAGTGAAGAACACGGTGTGAGTATAAATACAGCAAAAAGGGTTTTTCTAGAATTGGAAGCACAGTCATTAATCGAATCAAAACCTAAAAAAGGATACTATGTAAGTGCTTTAAATTATTTAAAACTACCCTTACCAGAAATCAGTCAACCCATGCCGATAGCTAATAATGCGGCTCCTAGTGAGTTAATGAATGGGGTGTATTCTACTATGGGAAACCGCGATTTAACGCTGTTTTCTATTGGTGTACCATCTGGAGATCTTCTGCCTTTGGCAAAATTAAAGCATGAAATTGTTTTAGCAACTCGAGCGCTAGAAGAAGGAGGTACAGAATATGAACCTTTGCAGGGCAATGAAAAATTGCGCAGAATGGTGGCTGCTCGTTCTTTAGCTTGGGGCGGTAATCTAGTGGAAGATGATATTATTACGACCAACGGTTGTATGAATGCCTTGGTTCTATGTTTAATGGCTCTTACAAAACCTGGCGATACTATCGCTTTAGAAAGTCCATGTTATCCTGGTATTCTTCAGCTAGCTGTTAGTTTGGGATTAAAGGTTTTAGAAGTGGCAACTCATCCGATAACAGGCATTGATATTGAAGGGTTAAAACAATTGCTCCCTCAAATTGATGTTTGTCTGTTAGTTCCCAATTTTAATACGCCTTTAGGGTATTGCATGCCAGATGAAAACAAACAAGAAATTGTTGCGCTATTAGCTCAAAACAATATACCCTTAATTGAAGATGATACGTATGGTGATTTGCATTTTGATTTAGAAAGACCTAAATCATGTAAATCATTTGATACGGAAGGAAATGTACTGTGGTGTGGTTCAGTATCAAAGACCTTGGCTCCAGGCTTTCGAGTGGGATGGGTTGCACCAGGTAAATACAAAGATAAAATCTTAAAATTAAAGCTTGTTCAATCGGTATCTTCTACAGCTTTAATCAATGAGGCAGTAGGGAATTTTCTATTGACGGGTAAATATGAATACCATCTTCGTCAGTTAAGAAGGAAACTACAAGAAAATTACCAAAGATATGTAGATTGTATTGTGCAATATTTTCCAGAAGGAACGAAAGTAAGTCGACCACAAGGAGGCCTCGCGTTATGGGTAGAGTTTCCAAAAAATATTAATACAAATGAGTTGTATAATTTGGCGCTAAAAAAGAAAATCAGCATTTCTCCCGGTCGAATTTTTACGCTTCAGGATCAATATCACAATTGCATGCGCTTGTGTATTGGTTTACCTTGGACCAATCAGGTGGAAGCAAAGTTAAAAGAATTGGGACGTTTAGCTAAAATGATGTAA